The Anopheles coluzzii chromosome 2, AcolN3, whole genome shotgun sequence genome window below encodes:
- the LOC120952111 gene encoding RNA-binding protein squid-like — protein sequence MADMQDAEMNGSSQDVPENGQNQMDSEDNMSGNNGASGGNGGGGGGGGGGGGGGSDSQSNARDDERKLFVGGLSWETTEKDLREHFGQYGEIESINVKTDPNTGRSRGFAFIVYKASDSIDKVVAAGEHVLNNKKVDPKRAKARPGKIFVGGLTSDISDEEIKTFFGQFGTIVEVELPFDKQKNQRKGFCFITYESVQVVNELLKTPKQTIAGKEVDVKKATPKPDGQMGGMGGGGGMGMGGGGRGGNMRGGMPGRGGMRGRGGPKGGFGGGGGGWGGPGGYGGYDSYSGYGGQGYGGGGFDGGFGGYGGGGFGGGGGGGYMNGGRQGGQRGGKGGSGGFKQRGAGGGGGDRPPRHAPY from the coding sequence ATGGCCGATATGCAGGACGCGGAAATGAACGGCAGCAGCCAGGACGTGCCGGAGAACGGCCAGAACCAGATGGACAGCGAGGATAACATGAGCGGCAACAACGGTGCGTCGGGCGGTAACGGAggaggcggcggtggtggcggcggcggcggtggtggtggcagcgaCAGTCAGAGCAATGCCCGGGACGACGAGCGGAAGCTGTTCGTCGGCGGGCTGAGCTGGGAAACGACGGAAAAGGACCTGCGGGAACACTTCGGCCAGTACGGCGAGATCGAAAGCATCAACGTGAAGACGGACCCGAACACGGGCCGCTCGCGCGGCTTCGCCTTCATCGTGTACAAAGCGTCTGACTCGATCGACAAGGTGGTGGCGGCCGGCGAGCATGTGCTGAACAACAAGAAGGTCGACCCAAAGCGGGCGAAGGCCCGCCCGGGCAAGATCTTCGTCGGCGGGCTGACGTCCGACATCAGCGACGAGGAGATCAAGACGTTCTTCGGCCAGTTCGGCACGATCGTCGAGGTGGAGCTGCCGTTCGACAAGCAGAAGAACCAGCGCAAGGGCTTCTGCTTCATCACGTACGAGTCGGTGCAGGTGGTGAACGAGCTGCTGAAGACGCCGAAGCAGACGATCGCTGGGAAGGAGGTGGACGTGAAGAAGGCCACCCCGAAGCCGGACGGCCAGATGGGCGGCatgggcggcggcggcggcatggGCATGGGCGGGGGCGGCCGGGGCGGTAACATGCGCGGCGGCATGCCCGGCCGGGGCGGTATGCGCGGACGGGGCGGCCCGAAGGGTGGCttcggcggtggcggcggcggctgggGCGGCCCGGGCGGCTACGGCGGCTACGACAGCTACAGCGGGTACGGCGGCCAGGGCTACGGTGGCGGCGGCTTCGACGGTGGCTTCGGCGGGTACGGCGGGGGCGGTTTCGggggtggtggcggcggcggctacATGAACGGTGGCCGCCAGGGTGGCCAGCGGGGCGGCAAGGGTGGCAGCGGTGGGTTCAAGCAGCGCGGcgccggcggtggcggtggcgacCGTCCACCGAGGCACGCACCGTACTAA